The Rhododendron vialii isolate Sample 1 chromosome 1a, ASM3025357v1 region TAAAGGCCAtcgcctccacttatcaccaagtggtccgTTTCATCGGCGCCAATGGGCGACAGGAAGACGTATACGAAGACCAAACCGCGGCCAAAAGATGTTATGTCAACGCGGTCCGAAGCAGTAAGCAGACCTCCCGGGTCAACTTCATCGAGGTTCCCGAGGACCCAGTTCTAGAAGACGTCGGCAGACCTACCGACGAGAAATCCAAAGAAGACCTCGTCACCTTTTCAATCATCGAAGACGGTTCTCGTTTCTTTCTCATCGGTTCCTCACTCAGTAATTCCGACAAGAGCGAGACGTTCGATTTCCTTAAAAGAAACATTGAAGTATTCGCATGGACCCCATATGAAATGCCTGGGGTCGACTCCTCGTTTTTCTGCCATGAGCTCAACATTGACCAAGCCAAACGCCTCGTTGTGCAAAAAGCACGGCGATCCTCCCCTATccactccgaggccgtcatagacgaagtcaaccgactcctaaatGCAAAGGCTATCCGAGAAGTGCAATACCCTAAATGGCTAGCAAACACCGTCgtggtaaaaaagaagaatggtaagtggcgagtctgcgttGATTATTCCAACCTCAATGATGCTTGCCCGAAAGACTTTTTCCCCCTCCCGCGgatcgaccagctcgtcgacaCCACGGCCAGCCACGCCCGACTCAGCTTCCTGGACGCCTATTGGGGCTACcatcagattgccatgagcgaaggcgacgTTGAAAATACAGCCTTCATCACCCCTCACGGGATCTTTGGGTATGTCGTTATGCCCTTTGGCCCGAAAAACGCCGGTGCCACCTTttagcgaatgataaccaagatgt contains the following coding sequences:
- the LOC131329949 gene encoding uncharacterized protein LOC131329949, with protein sequence MEGHLDNLIDHEKIRVRAQRVEGSTEEKVRTIHVIHGPLNSEAARVLRAELYDATSSKRIMMVGPKPKRPKTDDGSKWTITFTEKDLNRIQLPHNDALVITLRIRTFNVRRILVDQGSSAEVMYYSLFKDLKLSDTDLHPSEVPLIGFSRAPVWPLGMITLPIRAGSVVLDMEFVVVDVPSPYNAIVRRTWLHKLKAIASTYHQVVRFIGANGRQEDVYEDQTAAKRCYVNAVRSSKQTSRVNFIEVPEDPVLEDVGRPTDEKSKEDLVTFSIIEDGSRFFLIGSSLSNSDKSETFDFLKRNIEVFAWTPYEMPGVDSSFFCHELNIDQAKRLVVQKARRSSPIHSEAVIDEVNRLLNAKAIREVQYPKWLANTVVVKKKNGKWRVCVDYSNLNDACPKDFFPLPRIDQLVDTTASHARLSFLDAYWGYHQIAMSEGDVENTAFITPHGIFGYVVMPFGPKNAGATF